In Notamacropus eugenii isolate mMacEug1 chromosome 1, mMacEug1.pri_v2, whole genome shotgun sequence, one genomic interval encodes:
- the POMK gene encoding protein O-mannose kinase isoform X2 — translation MLGSMEDNSMEKKPQGSKKGPSPREIPIPPAALLLLGMVLMNILLYLYLDHVFVSPPPYGMESRQCPFGTFRMGQMKNCSPWLSCESLRTGVRKLKRVGEGAVKRVFLSEWKEQKVALSQLTKPEMKEDFLHGVKMLKSLQSEYVVLLIGYCEDDGTVLTEYHPLGTLKTLEETLNLPKYQSLNTWHHRLKLAINYVNIINYLHTSPLGTLVMCDSNDLDKMLSQYLLTSSFNIVANDLDALPVVHKSNRTLIKCGHRELVGEFVAPEQLWPYGEETPFDDERMPPYDEKTDIWKIPDVSSFLLGHVEGSDIVRFHLFEIHQACKKTNPEERPSAQEVLDTYQKVLNSLRDTVMPGVREML, via the exons atgctg ggaaGCATGGAAGATAACAGCATGGAAAAGAAACCACAGGGGAGTAAAAAAGGTCCTTCCCCAAGAGAAATTCCCATCCCCCCAGCTGCACTGCTACTGCTCGGGATGGTCCTTATGAACATCCTTCTCTATCTCTACCTTGATCATGTTTTTGTGTCTCCTCCACCCTACGGCATGGAGTCCCGCCAATGTCCCTTTGGTACCTTCCGTATGGGACAGATGAAAAATTGTTCTCCTTGGCTGTCTTGTGAATCCCTGAGAACAGGAGTCAGGAAGCTGAAGCGTGTTGGGGAAGGAGCTGTGAAAAGG GTCTTTCTTTCCGAATGGAAGGAACAGAAAGTTGCTCTTTCCCAGCTCACCAAGCCAGAGATGAAAGAAGATTTCCTCCACGGTGTGAAGATGCTGAAATCATTGCAAAGCGAGTATGTGGTCTTGCTGATTGGCTACTGTGAAGATGATGGCACTGTTCTTACCGAATATCATCCCTTGGGTACTTTGAAGACCCTGGAAGAAACGTTAAACCTCCCTAAATATCAAAGCCTGAACACCTGGCATCACAGATTGAAACTGGCAATTAACTATGTAAATATCATTAACTATTTACACACTAGTCCCCTGGGTACGTTGGTGATGTGTGACTCAAATGACTTGGACAAAATGCTCTCTCAGTACTTGTTGACAAGCAGTTTTAATATTGTGGCAAATGACCTCGATGCCTTGCCTGTTGTCCACAAGAGCAACAGAACCCTGATCAAATGTGGCCACAGGGAACTTGTGGGAGAATTTGTAGCCCCTGAGCAACTGTGGCCTTATGGAGAGGAAACACCATTTGATGATGAACGTATGCCGCCATATGATGAAAAGACAGACATCTGGAAAATACCCGATGTCTCCAGTTTTCTTTTGGGGCATGTGGAAGGGAGTGACATTGTCAGATTCCATTTGTTTGAGATTCACCAGGCATGTAAGAAGACAAATCCAGAGGAAAGGCCTTCAGCCCAGGAGGTCCTAGACACTTACCAAAAGGTTTTAAATTCTCTTAGAGACACAGTCATGCCTGGGGTAAgagaaatgttgtga
- the POMK gene encoding protein O-mannose kinase isoform X1 → MKKRGVEPRWRSRKTHIHIALNPQPIEWLQGSNSRRIPHPEATEHWSEGDFCSGGTCKPLAGGSFALRTGRRDWELSAALPRPRHREEKIRAGFTDRISSGHAGPSTHRGICKPLAKGPSRCRHKAQPRPAVATAAAPRETDPSRLQGRDLQRPHKSLHPQGSMEDNSMEKKPQGSKKGPSPREIPIPPAALLLLGMVLMNILLYLYLDHVFVSPPPYGMESRQCPFGTFRMGQMKNCSPWLSCESLRTGVRKLKRVGEGAVKRVFLSEWKEQKVALSQLTKPEMKEDFLHGVKMLKSLQSEYVVLLIGYCEDDGTVLTEYHPLGTLKTLEETLNLPKYQSLNTWHHRLKLAINYVNIINYLHTSPLGTLVMCDSNDLDKMLSQYLLTSSFNIVANDLDALPVVHKSNRTLIKCGHRELVGEFVAPEQLWPYGEETPFDDERMPPYDEKTDIWKIPDVSSFLLGHVEGSDIVRFHLFEIHQACKKTNPEERPSAQEVLDTYQKVLNSLRDTVMPGVREML, encoded by the exons atgaaaaagaggggggtggagccaagatggcggagtagaaagacgcacatacacatagctctgaacccacaacccatagaatggctacagggaagtaactcacggcgaattccgcacccagaggccacggaacattggagcgagggagatttctgttctggagggacctgcaaacctctcgcgggggggtccttcgcgctgcggactgggcgccgggactgggagctgagtgcagccctgccgcggccgcggcaccgagaggaaaagatccgagcaggcttcacagacaggatctccagcggccacgcgggtccctccacccacagagggatctgcaaacctctcgcaaaaggtccgtcgcgctgcagacacaaagcccagcccagacctgctgtggccacggctgcggcaccgagagaaacagatccgagcaggcttcagggacgggatctccagcggccgcacaagtccctccacccacag ggaaGCATGGAAGATAACAGCATGGAAAAGAAACCACAGGGGAGTAAAAAAGGTCCTTCCCCAAGAGAAATTCCCATCCCCCCAGCTGCACTGCTACTGCTCGGGATGGTCCTTATGAACATCCTTCTCTATCTCTACCTTGATCATGTTTTTGTGTCTCCTCCACCCTACGGCATGGAGTCCCGCCAATGTCCCTTTGGTACCTTCCGTATGGGACAGATGAAAAATTGTTCTCCTTGGCTGTCTTGTGAATCCCTGAGAACAGGAGTCAGGAAGCTGAAGCGTGTTGGGGAAGGAGCTGTGAAAAGG GTCTTTCTTTCCGAATGGAAGGAACAGAAAGTTGCTCTTTCCCAGCTCACCAAGCCAGAGATGAAAGAAGATTTCCTCCACGGTGTGAAGATGCTGAAATCATTGCAAAGCGAGTATGTGGTCTTGCTGATTGGCTACTGTGAAGATGATGGCACTGTTCTTACCGAATATCATCCCTTGGGTACTTTGAAGACCCTGGAAGAAACGTTAAACCTCCCTAAATATCAAAGCCTGAACACCTGGCATCACAGATTGAAACTGGCAATTAACTATGTAAATATCATTAACTATTTACACACTAGTCCCCTGGGTACGTTGGTGATGTGTGACTCAAATGACTTGGACAAAATGCTCTCTCAGTACTTGTTGACAAGCAGTTTTAATATTGTGGCAAATGACCTCGATGCCTTGCCTGTTGTCCACAAGAGCAACAGAACCCTGATCAAATGTGGCCACAGGGAACTTGTGGGAGAATTTGTAGCCCCTGAGCAACTGTGGCCTTATGGAGAGGAAACACCATTTGATGATGAACGTATGCCGCCATATGATGAAAAGACAGACATCTGGAAAATACCCGATGTCTCCAGTTTTCTTTTGGGGCATGTGGAAGGGAGTGACATTGTCAGATTCCATTTGTTTGAGATTCACCAGGCATGTAAGAAGACAAATCCAGAGGAAAGGCCTTCAGCCCAGGAGGTCCTAGACACTTACCAAAAGGTTTTAAATTCTCTTAGAGACACAGTCATGCCTGGGGTAAgagaaatgttgtga
- the POMK gene encoding protein O-mannose kinase isoform X3, translating to MEDNSMEKKPQGSKKGPSPREIPIPPAALLLLGMVLMNILLYLYLDHVFVSPPPYGMESRQCPFGTFRMGQMKNCSPWLSCESLRTGVRKLKRVGEGAVKRVFLSEWKEQKVALSQLTKPEMKEDFLHGVKMLKSLQSEYVVLLIGYCEDDGTVLTEYHPLGTLKTLEETLNLPKYQSLNTWHHRLKLAINYVNIINYLHTSPLGTLVMCDSNDLDKMLSQYLLTSSFNIVANDLDALPVVHKSNRTLIKCGHRELVGEFVAPEQLWPYGEETPFDDERMPPYDEKTDIWKIPDVSSFLLGHVEGSDIVRFHLFEIHQACKKTNPEERPSAQEVLDTYQKVLNSLRDTVMPGVREML from the exons ATGGAAGATAACAGCATGGAAAAGAAACCACAGGGGAGTAAAAAAGGTCCTTCCCCAAGAGAAATTCCCATCCCCCCAGCTGCACTGCTACTGCTCGGGATGGTCCTTATGAACATCCTTCTCTATCTCTACCTTGATCATGTTTTTGTGTCTCCTCCACCCTACGGCATGGAGTCCCGCCAATGTCCCTTTGGTACCTTCCGTATGGGACAGATGAAAAATTGTTCTCCTTGGCTGTCTTGTGAATCCCTGAGAACAGGAGTCAGGAAGCTGAAGCGTGTTGGGGAAGGAGCTGTGAAAAGG GTCTTTCTTTCCGAATGGAAGGAACAGAAAGTTGCTCTTTCCCAGCTCACCAAGCCAGAGATGAAAGAAGATTTCCTCCACGGTGTGAAGATGCTGAAATCATTGCAAAGCGAGTATGTGGTCTTGCTGATTGGCTACTGTGAAGATGATGGCACTGTTCTTACCGAATATCATCCCTTGGGTACTTTGAAGACCCTGGAAGAAACGTTAAACCTCCCTAAATATCAAAGCCTGAACACCTGGCATCACAGATTGAAACTGGCAATTAACTATGTAAATATCATTAACTATTTACACACTAGTCCCCTGGGTACGTTGGTGATGTGTGACTCAAATGACTTGGACAAAATGCTCTCTCAGTACTTGTTGACAAGCAGTTTTAATATTGTGGCAAATGACCTCGATGCCTTGCCTGTTGTCCACAAGAGCAACAGAACCCTGATCAAATGTGGCCACAGGGAACTTGTGGGAGAATTTGTAGCCCCTGAGCAACTGTGGCCTTATGGAGAGGAAACACCATTTGATGATGAACGTATGCCGCCATATGATGAAAAGACAGACATCTGGAAAATACCCGATGTCTCCAGTTTTCTTTTGGGGCATGTGGAAGGGAGTGACATTGTCAGATTCCATTTGTTTGAGATTCACCAGGCATGTAAGAAGACAAATCCAGAGGAAAGGCCTTCAGCCCAGGAGGTCCTAGACACTTACCAAAAGGTTTTAAATTCTCTTAGAGACACAGTCATGCCTGGGGTAAgagaaatgttgtga